One genomic window of Ruminococcus gauvreauii includes the following:
- a CDS encoding pyridine nucleotide-disulfide oxidoreductase/dicluster-binding protein, with protein MDIEKYRDYADDCFRDTPPPCSSKCPFGLDVRKFIEKMQNGKYKSAHRIYRNAVMFPGIVSTLCDAPCEHACVRASADRAVRLKKLEAFCHQETGGKPQRYTLPRKEQRITVIGAGLSGLACALRMASRGYHVTVFEKGTSIGGSALQKMDPAMCLSDLENEFSPYNCTFITEKDITSLDEVLPDADAVYVATGEGGEDFDLLRDNVQPETLGTSIPGVFLGGQRRTGGSLMEAMTDGINAADSIEVYFKLGNTDYTFKHTGSVPPDGRYYDLPYDFSKPSSSDGDEFDPAEEAGRCLRCNCSKCYDVCPLMQTDGRYPKKMCTDIVTTLKPNATRRPAVRMIASCTFCGKCKEVCPEHIDMGVCLKSARKDLFADGHFALALHDYWMQDLDFCLSGDSYLVWSPKQEKKSDVVFFPGCQLSASSPGLVRHAYEYLTAAADNPALYLGCCGIPAEWAGDTARRQEVTDRICAEWEHLGRPLFVLACTACQVNLKQYCPEIQTISLYRYMDMYPEHLPLPAIKLSEKIQLFDPCGSADDPKTRQSVRRLAHRYGCQSDDSPEVCGCCGFGGHIYPTNPKLFDSFAQTQTDLTDSEIITYCANCRDIFAAQGRECRHLLDLIFGFDDSKRQPPTLDERRDNRRLLKQHITGGDFVKQQSYLKIDICEQLQKKLDRLLIRGEEVIKTIEAGEESGRKLYDRGKNLYYVHHRFKNITVWVVYAMADDTISVRDVYSHRVDIREG; from the coding sequence ATGGATATTGAAAAATACAGAGATTACGCTGATGACTGTTTCAGGGACACGCCGCCTCCGTGTTCATCAAAGTGTCCGTTCGGCCTCGATGTGCGCAAGTTCATCGAAAAGATGCAGAACGGTAAATACAAAAGTGCACACAGAATCTACCGAAACGCCGTCATGTTCCCGGGCATCGTGAGTACATTGTGCGATGCCCCCTGTGAACATGCATGTGTCCGCGCCTCAGCGGACCGCGCCGTCCGTCTTAAGAAGCTGGAGGCCTTCTGCCATCAGGAGACCGGCGGAAAACCTCAGAGATACACTCTCCCCAGAAAAGAACAGCGCATCACTGTGATCGGAGCCGGACTGAGCGGACTTGCCTGTGCGCTTCGCATGGCGTCGAGGGGATACCATGTCACAGTGTTTGAGAAGGGTACATCCATCGGCGGGTCCGCCCTGCAGAAGATGGATCCGGCAATGTGCCTTTCTGACCTGGAAAATGAATTCAGCCCTTATAACTGTACGTTCATCACAGAAAAGGATATTACGTCTTTAGATGAAGTACTGCCGGATGCAGACGCAGTCTATGTTGCGACGGGCGAAGGCGGAGAAGATTTTGATCTTCTCCGCGATAACGTTCAGCCGGAAACCCTGGGGACCTCTATCCCCGGCGTATTCTTAGGCGGACAGAGAAGAACCGGCGGCAGCCTGATGGAAGCGATGACCGACGGTATCAACGCAGCGGATTCGATTGAAGTATACTTTAAACTCGGAAACACAGACTACACCTTCAAACACACGGGAAGTGTCCCGCCGGATGGACGGTATTATGATCTGCCCTATGATTTTTCAAAACCCTCTTCTTCAGACGGGGATGAATTTGATCCTGCCGAAGAAGCCGGGCGCTGTTTGCGCTGTAACTGCAGCAAATGTTACGACGTCTGTCCGCTGATGCAAACTGACGGACGCTACCCAAAGAAGATGTGCACAGATATCGTAACGACACTGAAGCCCAATGCCACCAGACGTCCGGCTGTTCGCATGATCGCCAGCTGCACCTTCTGCGGAAAATGCAAAGAAGTCTGTCCTGAACATATCGACATGGGCGTATGCTTAAAATCCGCCCGGAAAGACCTCTTTGCAGACGGTCATTTTGCCCTGGCACTTCACGACTACTGGATGCAGGATCTGGACTTTTGCCTGTCCGGGGATTCTTACCTCGTATGGTCACCCAAACAGGAGAAAAAAAGCGATGTCGTCTTTTTTCCGGGATGTCAGCTGAGCGCCTCATCGCCGGGTCTTGTCCGGCACGCATATGAATATCTTACAGCAGCCGCCGACAATCCCGCACTGTATCTCGGATGCTGCGGAATTCCGGCAGAATGGGCGGGGGATACGGCGCGCAGGCAGGAAGTGACTGACCGGATCTGCGCCGAGTGGGAACACCTCGGCAGACCATTGTTCGTACTGGCATGCACCGCCTGTCAGGTCAATCTGAAACAATATTGCCCCGAGATACAGACGATTTCTCTGTACCGTTATATGGACATGTATCCGGAACATCTGCCTCTGCCGGCAATAAAATTATCGGAAAAGATACAGCTGTTCGATCCGTGCGGCTCCGCAGATGACCCCAAAACCCGTCAGTCCGTGCGTCGTCTGGCTCACAGATACGGCTGCCAGTCTGACGATTCTCCTGAAGTTTGCGGCTGCTGCGGCTTTGGCGGACACATCTATCCGACGAATCCGAAACTATTTGACTCTTTTGCCCAGACACAGACGGATCTGACGGATTCTGAGATCATAACATACTGTGCAAACTGCAGAGATATCTTTGCCGCCCAGGGCAGAGAGTGCCGGCACCTTCTTGATCTGATCTTCGGATTCGATGACAGCAAACGGCAGCCTCCCACTCTGGACGAGCGCCGGGATAACCGCAGGCTGCTGAAACAACATATTACGGGAGGCGATTTCGTGAAACAGCAAAGTTATCTGAAGATTGACATCTGCGAACAGCTTCAGAAAAAACTGGACCGGCTGCTGATCCGCGGTGAGGAAGTGATAAAAACGATTGAGGCCGGCGAAGAAAGCGGCAGAAAACTCTATGACCGCGGGAAAAATCTGTACTATGTACATCACCGGTTTAAGAATATAACGGTCTGGGTCGTGTATGCCATGGCAGACGATACGATCTCTGTCAGGGACGTATACAGTCACCGCGTGGATATCAGGGAGGGATGA
- a CDS encoding class I SAM-dependent methyltransferase, protein MIRHPGGTAQTKKLLTLSGIRPPARILDLGAGDGDTVALLRSRTFDATGLDLRSDGSTETGDFLNAPYPDQSFDAVISECAMFVSGDRQKAVTEAFRLLRDGGRFLYADVWFEPEADIRSLLEHSGFHITAMEDVTPEWQRYYLNCIWEGTFEKPACEIPKGKCRYYLIVGEKISEYK, encoded by the coding sequence ATGATCAGACATCCCGGAGGAACCGCACAGACGAAAAAACTGCTCACACTGTCGGGCATCAGACCGCCTGCCCGTATCCTGGATCTTGGCGCGGGCGACGGGGATACCGTTGCCCTGCTGCGCTCCCGGACCTTTGACGCCACAGGCCTGGATCTCCGGTCAGACGGCAGCACTGAGACCGGAGATTTCCTGAACGCACCCTATCCGGATCAGAGCTTCGATGCCGTTATCTCCGAATGTGCCATGTTTGTATCCGGCGACCGCCAAAAAGCAGTCACCGAAGCTTTCCGGCTGCTCCGGGACGGCGGCAGATTTCTATACGCGGATGTATGGTTCGAACCTGAAGCGGACATACGCTCCCTGCTTGAACACAGTGGGTTTCATATCACCGCCATGGAGGACGTAACACCCGAATGGCAGCGATACTACCTGAACTGTATCTGGGAGGGGACCTTTGAAAAACCGGCCTGCGAGATACCGAAGGGGAAGTGCCGGTATTATTTGATTGTAGGCGAAAAGATTTCAGAATACAAATAA
- a CDS encoding sugar ABC transporter ATP-binding protein — translation MSEVRTDAIVSFKNITKTFPGVVALNDISFSIKRGEVHCLLGENGAGKSTLIKILTGVYHADSGEILINGEKVTIGDIVEAQKLRIGTVFQENSLVPHLSVAENVFLTREIKNKFGFIDWNRMYSECTRWCKELGIEIDPKAKINQLSVAQQQIVEIVKMFSQNPQIVILDEPTSALSDNEIDNLFDIVKKMQEKGITFLYISHRMEEIKRIGNSGSVLRDGEFVSSIEDVTKLDMDEIIALIVGRTLDQKFPARNAEIGDVLLEAEGLSVPGLIYDISFQVRRGEVVGFSGLVGSGRTTTAKAVFGAIHRSAGTVRIDGREVRIKSPRDAIKNRIGLLPENRKEEGLILNQSVCWNTIFASLKKFKKGPFINRKTERKAVEDYRERLNIKTPTLFQQVKYLSGGNQQKVVFAKWLCADSSVYFFDEPTRGIDVGAKSEIYGMINMLAAAGNAVVVISSELPEILGVCDRTVVFHEGRVTGVLDRREATQEAIMYHALGGE, via the coding sequence TTGAGCGAAGTCAGAACAGATGCAATAGTAAGCTTTAAGAATATTACGAAAACATTCCCCGGCGTTGTCGCTTTAAACGACATATCTTTCAGTATCAAACGTGGGGAGGTACATTGTCTGCTGGGTGAGAACGGTGCTGGAAAATCAACATTGATTAAGATTCTCACGGGTGTTTATCATGCCGACAGCGGTGAAATATTAATCAATGGAGAGAAAGTGACAATCGGAGATATCGTTGAGGCACAGAAGCTGAGGATCGGCACTGTTTTTCAGGAAAACAGTCTCGTCCCACATTTATCGGTGGCTGAAAATGTATTTTTGACCAGAGAAATAAAGAATAAATTCGGTTTCATTGACTGGAACAGAATGTACAGCGAATGTACGCGCTGGTGCAAAGAACTGGGGATCGAGATTGATCCGAAAGCAAAGATAAACCAACTGTCGGTTGCCCAGCAGCAGATTGTCGAGATCGTAAAAATGTTTTCGCAAAACCCACAGATCGTGATACTGGATGAACCAACTTCTGCGTTATCGGATAATGAAATCGATAATTTATTTGATATCGTAAAAAAAATGCAGGAAAAAGGAATCACCTTCCTGTATATCTCGCACCGCATGGAGGAAATAAAACGAATCGGCAACAGCGGCTCCGTGCTGCGGGACGGCGAATTTGTTTCTTCTATTGAGGATGTAACAAAGCTGGATATGGATGAAATCATTGCGCTGATTGTAGGCCGTACGCTGGATCAGAAATTTCCTGCCAGAAATGCAGAGATCGGGGACGTTTTACTCGAGGCGGAGGGGTTATCAGTTCCCGGTTTAATATACGATATCAGCTTTCAGGTCAGACGCGGCGAAGTCGTTGGATTTTCCGGTTTGGTAGGGTCGGGACGTACGACGACGGCAAAAGCCGTTTTTGGCGCAATACACAGATCGGCGGGAACAGTCAGAATAGACGGAAGGGAGGTTAGAATTAAAAGTCCCAGGGATGCAATCAAAAACAGGATTGGATTACTTCCCGAAAACCGTAAGGAAGAGGGACTGATTTTAAATCAGTCGGTTTGCTGGAACACTATTTTTGCTTCACTGAAAAAATTCAAAAAAGGTCCGTTTATCAACAGAAAAACAGAGAGAAAGGCTGTAGAAGACTATAGAGAACGACTGAACATTAAAACCCCCACTCTCTTTCAGCAGGTCAAATACCTGAGCGGCGGGAATCAGCAGAAGGTTGTATTTGCGAAATGGCTCTGCGCGGATTCCAGTGTATATTTTTTTGATGAACCGACCCGTGGTATTGATGTAGGCGCCAAAAGCGAGATCTATGGCATGATCAACATGCTGGCTGCTGCTGGAAATGCGGTTGTTGTCATTTCTTCTGAATTACCTGAGATACTGGGTGTGTGTGATCGGACTGTGGTGTTTCATGAAGGCAGGGTCACAGGCGTGTTAGACAGAAGAGAGGCTACGCAGGAGGCAATCATGTACCATGCGTTAGGGGGGGAATGA
- a CDS encoding zinc-binding dehydrogenase has product MQKTVKAAVLTGPGKIEIRRYPYPDLAPGGGMVIKNLQCGICGTDKHTFKGEVKQNTGTESAFETPFPLIQGHEGVGIIDEIAENSFEVDYNGEPLRVGDRVTFCPDIVCGECYWCRHAPWYPWCDSINRQCYGNSLCADTAPHLFGAFSEYMYVFPKSYVYKVPDQLSTDMATLTELMCVTYTLDKAKELFAFDGEGFAFGGVVVIQGCGPLGLAHVIKARMMGAGKIIVTDISDYKLELAKAFGADLCLNVLKTSAEERIDIVKQASHGIGANVVCECSGVPSVVPEGLEMIAKCGVYLEAGHFVDVGGIEINMHKICAKNIRIVGMNNHAVTGYRPTMEMMLRHEKDFPWSKFISHKFDLDDYETAIRTSMTPESMKVVVVSNQE; this is encoded by the coding sequence ATGCAGAAAACAGTAAAAGCGGCGGTGCTTACGGGACCGGGAAAGATCGAAATCAGGCGGTATCCGTATCCGGACCTGGCTCCAGGCGGAGGTATGGTCATTAAGAACCTTCAATGCGGAATCTGCGGTACAGACAAACATACGTTTAAAGGCGAGGTAAAACAGAATACCGGCACAGAATCGGCTTTTGAAACACCATTTCCGCTTATTCAGGGACATGAAGGTGTTGGAATTATCGACGAAATAGCGGAAAACAGTTTTGAAGTTGATTACAACGGCGAGCCCCTGCGGGTGGGTGACAGGGTAACATTCTGTCCGGATATCGTTTGCGGCGAATGTTACTGGTGCAGGCATGCACCATGGTACCCATGGTGTGACAGTATAAACCGTCAGTGCTATGGAAATAGCCTGTGCGCAGATACAGCGCCTCATTTATTCGGTGCGTTTTCTGAATATATGTATGTTTTTCCAAAATCATACGTTTACAAGGTGCCAGATCAGCTTTCAACGGATATGGCAACATTGACAGAGCTCATGTGCGTGACGTACACACTCGATAAGGCAAAAGAGCTGTTTGCATTTGACGGTGAGGGATTTGCCTTCGGCGGAGTGGTAGTGATACAGGGCTGCGGACCGCTCGGGCTTGCACATGTGATTAAAGCCCGGATGATGGGCGCAGGAAAAATCATTGTAACCGATATTTCAGATTATAAACTGGAACTGGCAAAAGCATTTGGTGCGGATCTGTGCTTAAATGTCCTGAAGACATCGGCTGAGGAGCGAATTGATATCGTTAAGCAGGCTTCTCATGGAATAGGAGCCAATGTAGTATGCGAGTGCTCCGGGGTTCCGTCTGTGGTGCCGGAAGGCCTTGAGATGATTGCAAAATGCGGAGTCTATTTGGAAGCTGGTCATTTTGTGGATGTGGGTGGGATTGAAATCAATATGCATAAAATCTGTGCGAAAAATATCAGAATTGTGGGGATGAACAATCATGCCGTCACAGGGTATCGTCCCACGATGGAAATGATGCTTCGCCACGAGAAGGATTTCCCCTGGTCCAAATTTATCAGTCACAAGTTCGATCTGGATGATTATGAGACTGCTATTCGTACAAGCATGACGCCGGAGAGTATGAAGGTCGTTGTCGTGTCCAATCAAGAGTAG
- a CDS encoding ABC transporter permease, with translation MDKSKTKRNVLGKINRSMNSASGAGSLLPLLVIILLLWITTDSFMQFDNIMQVLRQASVYALMGIGMTFVIITGGIDLSQGSSLALSCVCAGLTINATGNMWLGIGAALAAGAVIGLYNGVLVAYVKIPPFIVTLGSLYIVRALALWMTNSTQVAISHGSFKYIGQGFLFSIPFPVYVFVIIGMIAHIMLTQTAIGRHIFAIGSNAETARLSGVHIERTTITVYVASGICMGIAAVVYLSRLSAAQPTAGQSYEMEAVAATVIGGTSITGGEGGIFGTIIGAIIVAIIRNGLVLLGVQSFFTQMVVGAIIVAAVSLDITRKRLSANK, from the coding sequence ATGGATAAATCTAAAACAAAGAGAAATGTATTGGGAAAAATTAACAGATCGATGAACAGTGCTTCCGGAGCAGGCTCACTGTTGCCGTTACTCGTGATCATCCTCCTGCTCTGGATTACCACCGACAGTTTTATGCAGTTTGACAATATTATGCAGGTATTGCGTCAGGCATCTGTCTATGCACTTATGGGTATCGGCATGACCTTTGTGATTATCACGGGAGGCATCGACTTGTCACAGGGGTCCAGCCTGGCACTCAGCTGCGTATGCGCAGGACTCACGATCAATGCGACCGGGAATATGTGGCTGGGGATCGGAGCCGCACTGGCAGCCGGGGCAGTGATCGGATTATACAACGGGGTATTGGTAGCGTATGTTAAAATTCCGCCGTTTATTGTCACGCTGGGTTCACTGTACATCGTGCGTGCATTGGCCCTGTGGATGACAAATTCAACACAGGTAGCGATCTCACACGGAAGTTTTAAGTATATCGGTCAGGGATTTCTGTTTTCCATTCCGTTTCCGGTATACGTATTTGTGATAATTGGAATGATCGCCCATATTATGTTGACGCAGACAGCGATAGGAAGACATATTTTCGCAATCGGAAGCAATGCAGAGACTGCTCGTCTTTCCGGTGTTCATATTGAGCGGACGACGATTACGGTTTATGTGGCGTCGGGAATCTGCATGGGAATCGCGGCTGTTGTATATTTGTCCAGATTAAGCGCGGCCCAGCCCACGGCGGGACAAAGCTATGAGATGGAGGCGGTTGCAGCAACAGTCATTGGCGGAACATCGATCACAGGCGGGGAAGGAGGGATCTTTGGCACGATCATCGGTGCAATCATTGTTGCTATTATAAGAAACGGATTGGTTCTGCTGGGCGTTCAGAGCTTTTTTACGCAGATGGTCGTGGGTGCAATTATAGTCGCCGCTGTTTCTTTGGACATCACACGCAAAAGACTCAGCGCAAATAAATGA
- a CDS encoding AraC family transcriptional regulator: MIRLNMNYISRMGECDPKLPIVTSANEVKNDPGWSHPIHSHNSSVEIILITEGLGILTYKEKEYLTVKGDVLVMNPGVLHGEKSDPYSPRGSVAIRMNNLHIEGMPENHILPNSQVPILKSGEAFDIFLSLMNTIHVNFEKRQTTFSAAGQHLLVCLLKLLQYFPNSYSELTQKDLNDEDIKDLPVNIKQYIDENYMRNIRLEDISRDLHFSQYYISHIFKEYFNLTISQYIANRRIGEAQRLLTDTALPIKEIAHIVGYENLTHFYAMFKKIKGCSPGIFRVPDV, encoded by the coding sequence ATGATACGTTTAAACATGAATTATATCTCACGCATGGGCGAATGTGACCCAAAACTGCCGATCGTCACGTCTGCCAATGAGGTGAAAAATGATCCCGGCTGGTCTCATCCAATTCATTCACATAACAGCTCTGTTGAGATTATCTTAATCACCGAAGGACTGGGAATTCTTACGTATAAGGAAAAAGAATATCTGACGGTAAAAGGAGATGTCCTGGTAATGAACCCCGGTGTTCTGCACGGTGAAAAATCGGATCCTTACAGCCCCCGTGGTTCCGTTGCTATCAGAATGAACAATCTTCATATAGAAGGAATGCCCGAAAATCATATCCTTCCAAACTCTCAGGTACCCATTCTGAAGTCCGGCGAGGCCTTTGACATCTTTCTTTCTTTGATGAATACAATTCATGTGAACTTTGAAAAGCGCCAAACTACGTTCAGTGCTGCCGGCCAGCATCTTCTGGTCTGTCTGTTAAAGCTGCTGCAATATTTCCCCAATTCGTACTCTGAATTGACACAGAAGGATTTAAACGACGAAGATATCAAAGATCTGCCTGTCAATATCAAACAGTATATCGATGAAAATTACATGAGAAATATTCGTCTGGAGGATATCTCCCGTGATTTGCATTTTAGTCAATACTATATCTCCCACATCTTTAAAGAATATTTTAACCTGACAATCAGTCAGTACATAGCGAACAGACGTATCGGGGAAGCACAGAGGCTGCTGACAGATACTGCGCTGCCGATCAAAGAAATCGCCCATATCGTAGGCTATGAAAATCTTACACATTTTTACGCCATGTTTAAAAAGATTAAGGGCTGTTCCCCGGGTATATTTAGAGTACCCGATGTATGA
- a CDS encoding zinc-dependent alcohol dehydrogenase, whose product MEKNKVAVTLGPGNIVIQDMPYPKLQKGGAILRNKLCGVCGTDKHTYRGETTQFAGTNLEYTIQFPLHQGHEAFSIIEEIDEEGSKTLSYDHEELHVGDRVTFSPVIVCGSCFWCRHASWYTWCEGEGRGVYGNNGGIINGDHAPDEIYGAFSRFMTIRPGSYLFKLPDELPDELACLVEIMTVTYVFDTAMNTNSFHMDGLPFGATVVIQGAGPIGLAHVIKARMLGVKTIIVTDKSEYKLKLAKEFGADYTLNVTTTEEKDRIDFVKSRTRGLGADVVVECTGVPAVVSEGLEYLRKCGTYLEPGMFAEVGNSSINMHKVCSKNLRIIGMTENALPGYRATMDMMVKHLNDFPWLKYFTHRFPQDQINEAVKFSMTDDCNKVLIEPWK is encoded by the coding sequence ATGGAGAAAAACAAAGTTGCAGTAACCTTAGGTCCCGGAAACATTGTGATTCAGGATATGCCCTATCCGAAGTTACAGAAGGGCGGAGCCATACTGAGAAACAAATTGTGCGGAGTATGCGGTACTGATAAACATACATACCGCGGCGAGACCACTCAGTTTGCAGGCACAAATTTAGAGTATACGATTCAATTTCCTTTGCACCAGGGGCATGAAGCCTTCAGCATTATCGAAGAAATCGACGAAGAAGGTTCAAAAACTCTTTCCTACGATCACGAAGAACTTCACGTGGGTGATCGTGTCACTTTTTCACCGGTCATCGTATGCGGCAGCTGTTTCTGGTGCCGGCATGCTTCCTGGTATACCTGGTGTGAAGGGGAGGGCAGAGGCGTTTATGGGAACAACGGCGGTATCATAAACGGTGATCATGCCCCGGACGAGATTTACGGCGCCTTCTCACGTTTCATGACGATTCGGCCGGGTTCCTATCTCTTTAAGTTACCGGATGAATTGCCGGATGAGCTTGCCTGCCTGGTTGAGATCATGACAGTCACCTATGTATTCGATACGGCAATGAACACAAATTCTTTTCATATGGATGGACTGCCCTTCGGTGCGACTGTGGTCATTCAGGGCGCAGGTCCCATCGGTCTGGCTCACGTGATTAAGGCGCGCATGCTGGGTGTCAAAACGATTATTGTGACGGATAAATCTGAATACAAGCTTAAACTGGCAAAAGAATTCGGTGCTGACTATACGTTGAATGTTACGACTACAGAAGAAAAAGACCGCATTGATTTTGTGAAATCCAGGACACGCGGACTTGGCGCGGATGTCGTCGTGGAATGCACGGGTGTGCCGGCAGTGGTGTCGGAAGGCCTGGAGTATCTCAGAAAATGCGGCACTTATCTGGAGCCGGGTATGTTTGCGGAAGTCGGCAATTCTTCCATCAACATGCACAAAGTTTGCTCAAAGAATCTTAGGATTATCGGTATGACTGAAAATGCGCTGCCCGGATACAGGGCGACCATGGATATGATGGTAAAACACCTGAATGATTTCCCATGGTTAAAGTATTTTACGCACAGGTTCCCGCAGGACCAGATCAATGAGGCCGTAAAATTCAGTATGACGGATGACTGCAACAAGGTTCTGATCGAGCCCTGGAAATAA
- a CDS encoding DVU_1557 family redox protein: MECCKCGVELQMKKTIFVYLEHEMYHEVPCCPVCGQVYIPEELANGKIAAVEMELEDK, translated from the coding sequence ATGGAGTGCTGCAAATGCGGCGTGGAACTGCAAATGAAGAAAACAATCTTTGTCTATCTGGAACATGAGATGTATCATGAGGTGCCCTGCTGCCCCGTGTGCGGACAGGTCTATATCCCGGAAGAACTGGCAAACGGCAAGATCGCCGCTGTGGAAATGGAATTAGAGGATAAGTAA
- a CDS encoding sugar ABC transporter substrate-binding protein — protein MKKTLAILMTICMLCSLLAGCTGKSDEGTDNAPDDAAAADQEETADADAALEKASDSSEKKKLAIVPKCLNNPYFVAMCDAGKAAGEALGYEVLINAGDAETEVDKQISIVEAFIEQGIDALILCPCDGAACVDVVNKAFEQGIPTFLVDTDAGEAADSCKNIAFAGTNNYEGGRTGAVWVGENVKSGKVVVLDGYAGNVSTTQRMQGFVDEIKNYPDIEVVAVEYANCEISKGMEVTENMLMAHPDLAGIFCCNDMMAIGAGQAVEAAGKREQIQICGFDGQPDAAQKIIEGTIDATIAQKPATMTKLCVEMADAYLNGQEIEETYIDTGCDTVTIENAKEYLTWH, from the coding sequence ATGAAAAAGACATTGGCTATACTGATGACGATATGTATGCTCTGTTCGCTTCTCGCGGGATGCACAGGGAAAAGCGACGAAGGCACCGATAATGCACCGGACGATGCTGCAGCCGCTGATCAGGAGGAGACTGCGGATGCGGACGCCGCTTTGGAAAAAGCCTCGGATTCATCGGAAAAGAAAAAACTCGCAATTGTACCGAAATGTTTAAACAATCCCTATTTTGTCGCCATGTGCGATGCGGGGAAGGCAGCAGGCGAAGCACTCGGCTATGAAGTATTGATCAACGCGGGCGATGCCGAGACAGAGGTAGACAAACAAATCAGTATTGTGGAAGCTTTTATTGAACAGGGAATTGATGCACTGATTCTGTGCCCATGTGACGGCGCTGCATGTGTGGATGTAGTCAACAAAGCATTTGAACAGGGAATCCCTACATTTCTGGTCGACACCGATGCGGGTGAAGCGGCAGATTCCTGTAAGAATATTGCATTTGCAGGGACAAACAACTATGAAGGCGGGCGTACGGGGGCTGTCTGGGTTGGCGAAAATGTGAAATCCGGAAAAGTGGTGGTTTTGGATGGATATGCAGGCAACGTGTCCACGACGCAGCGTATGCAGGGATTCGTCGATGAGATTAAAAACTATCCTGACATCGAAGTCGTAGCGGTAGAATATGCAAACTGTGAGATTTCAAAGGGGATGGAAGTGACAGAAAACATGCTGATGGCACATCCGGATCTTGCAGGTATCTTCTGCTGCAACGATATGATGGCAATCGGCGCGGGTCAGGCAGTTGAGGCAGCCGGCAAGCGCGAACAAATCCAGATCTGCGGATTTGACGGTCAGCCTGACGCAGCCCAGAAAATTATCGAAGGTACGATTGATGCAACGATCGCGCAAAAACCTGCGACCATGACAAAGCTTTGCGTTGAGATGGCAGACGCATACTTAAACGGGCAGGAGATAGAAGAGACATATATCGACACTGGATGTGACACGGTGACTATTGAGAATGCAAAGGAATATCTGACGTGGCATTAA